From one Perca fluviatilis chromosome 10, GENO_Pfluv_1.0, whole genome shotgun sequence genomic stretch:
- the prelid1a gene encoding PRELI domain containing 1a, which translates to MVKYFCCGGLLKSNWDQVCVAFWQRYPNPYSNHVLTEDIIFREVTPTNCLISRRLLTKTSRAPRWMERYLPKHMASSAYIIEDSIVDPQKRTMTTLTWNISHARLMSVEERCKYQINPDNSSWTQIKREAWISSNIYGLSRAIQEFGLARFKTSVTKTMKGFEYVLAKMQGETPSRTLAETATERARETALAAKEKAKDLASQAHKKQYV; encoded by the exons ATGGTGAAGTATTTCTGCTGCGGAGGCTTGCTCAAAAGCAACTGGGACCAAGTTTGTGTTGCTTTCTGGCAACGATATCCCAACCCTTACAG TAACCATGTTTTGACTGAGGACATCATTTTCCGGGAGGTTACTCCAACCAACTGCCTCATTTCCAGACGTCTCTTGACCAAAACGAGCCGAGCGCCTCGCTGGATGGAGCGGTACCTACCAAAGCACATGGCCAGCTCGGCATACATCATTGAGGACTCTATTGTGGACCCTCAGAAAAGGACCATGACCACACTCACATGGAACatcagccacgctcgcctcatg tCCGTGGAAGAGCGGTGCAAGTAccaaattaaccctgacaatAGCAGCTGGACACAGATAAAAAGAGAAGCTTGGATCTCTTCCAATATCTATGGGCTCTCCAGAGCTATTCAG GAATTTGGTCTTGCAAGGTTCAAGACCAGTGTTACAAAGACCATGAAGGGCTTTGAATATGTGCTGGCCAAAATGCAAG GTGAAACTCCGTCGAGAACTTTAGCGGAAACTGCTACGGAGCGAGCAAGAGAGACGGCACTGGCAGCTAAGGAGAAAGCCAAAGACCTCGCCTCACAGGCCCACAAGAAACAATATGTGTGA
- the npy7r gene encoding neuropeptide Y receptor Y7 yields MSPPDTSNTTSEGDAGEANPWLLFNNSMGLYPPGFHTDITKHLGVQITLITAYSLIILLGLVGNALVIYLIIRYRNMRTVTNFFIANLAVADLLVDTLCLPFTLVYTLLDEWKFGSVLCHMVPFAQALSVHVSILTLTVIALERYRCIIFHLGRRLTWHSSFLIMAFTWTMSAVLAAPLAIFREYRHEEIPSINLRIAVCSEKWPHGTSRDGVIYSLSMLLLQYILPLAIIIYTYICIWVKLKNHISPSTRIDSINRRKKTTKMLALVVVVFAICWLPFHVFQLASDLDLVLRFKEYKLIYTVFHIIAMCSTFTNPLLYGWMNKNYRNGFLMVFRCEDRPDSFHPEGSFRTRSSRRRTLNGRNGGQPPTAV; encoded by the coding sequence ATGAGCCCACCAGACACATCCAACACCACAAGCGAAGGGGATGCTGGGGAAGCCAATCCCTGGTTGCTATTCAACAACAGCATGGGTTTATATCCACCTGGTTTCCACACTGACATCACCAAGCACCTTGGAGTCCAGATCACCCTGATCACAGCTTATTCCCTCATCATTCTGCTGGGGCTGGTGGGGAACGCTCTTGTCATTTACTTGATTATTCGGTACAGAAACATGCGAACAGTGACCAACTTCTTCATAGCTAACCTGGCTGTGGCAGACCTCCTGGTGGACACTCTCTGCTTGCCCTTTACTCTGGTTTACACTCTGCTAGATGAGTGGAAGTTTGGGTCTGTGTTGTGCCACATGGTGCCATTTGCCCAGGCCCTGAGTGTGCATGTATCCATCTTGACCCTGACTGTCATCGCTTTGGAGCGTTACCGCTGCATCATCTTTCACCTCGGCCGGCGCCTCACATGGCACTCCAGCTTCCTCATCATGGCATTCACCTGGACTATGTCTGCTGTCCTGGCAGCACCCTTGGCCATCTTCAGAGAGTACCGCCATGAAGAGATCCCTTCCATCAACCTGCGTatcgctgtctgctctgagaaGTGGCCCCATGGGACCAGCAGGGACGGAGTCATCTACAGCCTCTCAATGTTGCTCCTACAGTACATTCTTCCTTTAGCCATCATCATTTACACTTACATCTGCATCTGGGTCAAACTGAAGAATCATATCAGCCCGTCCACCCGTATCGACAGCATCAACCGCCGCAAAAAGACCACCAAGATGTTGgcgctggtggtggtggtgtttgcTATCTGCTGGCTGCCGTTCCATGTGTTTCAGCTGGCCAGTGATCTGGACCTGGTGCTCAGGTTTAAGGAGTACAAACTAATATACACAGTGTTCCATATCATAGCTATGTGTTCGACTTTTACCAACCCTCTCCTGTATGGGTGGATGAATAAAAACTACAGGAATGGCTTCCTCATGGTCTTCCGTTGTGAGGATAGACCAGATTCCTTCCACCCCGAGGGCTCGTTCAGGACACGCTCTTCAAGAAGGCGGACTCTGAACGGTCGTAATGGCGGACAACCTCCGACTGCTGTATGA
- the trim105 gene encoding tripartite motif containing 105 isoform X1, with protein MRSTRVRRVPKTAAEGGDPRAEGALKYLAAHFSEQRTTVDGLWSANQPFTMAAAAAVVAKSPKGSLREDLTCAICCDLFREPVMLACMHHFCKPCISRYWRGTQGPVTCPQCRKEFSSKQFQTNYLVTAMVEKVRATTSDTYMKNLEKQLKETLESYRLKKEDFINSIRRDKDKMDTIKRFGTDLQTRVKGEFRALYQILHDEETCALEQLRREQEEELEKVQRHLEATEMAVRELEDNMRALQQASAATESIILTELPQLRSRVQVAVVPEFDTNAFSNKYLAPLQYITWRKMFKSLNPGPAPLTFDVDTAHPNIQVSRDKTAAVECDVMIPHTDHSKRFLQCVNILAAQGFQSGRHYWEVEVGSKPKWDLGVASEAVDRHARIKLSPETGYWTLRLRNGSEYSAGTQPWTRLQIGSSPQRLGVFLDCDERRVSFYNADDMSLLYSFTNGPRGKAFPFFSPCISDRSQKPPPIKLLQYHHVALSG; from the exons ATGCGCAGTACGCGTGTACGTCGTGTTCCCAAAACAGCAGCCGAGGGAGGCGATCCGAGAGCAGAAGGGGCTTTGAAGTACTTGGCCGCACATTTCTCCGAACAACGTACAAC TGTGGACGGACTTTGGTCAGCAAACCAACCATTCaccatggctgctgctgctgctgttgttgctaaatCCCCCAAAGGCAGCCTCAGAGAGGACCTGACATGTGCCATATGTTGTGACCTGTTCCGGGAGCCTGTCATGTTGGCCTGCATGCACCACTTCTGCAAACCCTGCATCTCCAGGTACTGGAGAGGGACTCAGGGGCCTGTGACCTGCCCGCAATGTCGCAAGGAGTTCAGCTCCAAGCAGTTCCAAACTAACTACCTTGTGACAGCCATGGTGGAGAAGGTCCGGGCCACCACCTCGGACACGTATATGAAAAACCTAGAG AAACAACTGAAAGAGACTTTGGAAAGCTATCGCCTGAAGAAGGAGGACTTCATCAACAGTATTCgcagagacaaagacaagaTGGATACCATAAAG AGATTCGGCACAGATCTGCAGACTCGTGTCAAAGGGGAATTCCGAGCTCTTTATCAGATCCTGCACGATGAGGAGACCTGTGCGCTGGAGCAGCTAAggagagagcaggaggaggagctggagaaaGTCCAGCGCCACCTGGAGGCCACGGAGATGGCCGTGAGGGAGCTGGAGGACAATATGAGAGCGCTACAGCAGGCTAGCGCAGCCACTGAGAGCATCATACTGACTGAG CTCCCACAGCTAAG GTCACGTGTGCAGGTGGCTGTTGTCCCGGAGTTTGACACAAACGCTTTCAGCAACAAATACTTGGCCCCATTACAGTACATCACATGGAGAAAGATGTTCAAGTCTTTGAATCCAG GTCCTGCTCCATTAACGTTTGATGTCGACACAGCGCACCCGAACATTCAGGTCTCCAGGGACAAAACGGCCGCAGTCGAATGCGACGTCATGATCCCACATACAGACCACAGCAAGCGTTTCCTCCAGTGCGTCAACATTCTGGCTGCCCAGGGCTTCCAGTCAGGCCGACACTACTGGGAGGTAGAAGTGGGCTCCAAACCCAAGTGGGACCTGGGCGTGGCCTCTGAGGCCGTAGACAGGCACGCTCGGATCAAGCTGAGCCCCGAAACCGGCTACTGGACGCTGAGGCTGCGTAACGGGAGCGAGTACTCGGCCGGCACACAGCCCTGGACGAGGCTGCAGATCGGCTCTTCCCCTCAGAGGCTCGGGGTCTTCTTAGACTGCGACGAGAGGAGGGTGTCCTTCTACAACGCCGACGATATGAGCCTGCTCTACTCGTTCACCAACGGGCCGAGGGGCAAGGCGTTCCCCTTCTTCAGCCCGTGCATTAGTGACCGCAGTCAAAAACCTCCACCAATCAAACTCCTCCAGTACCATCACGTCGCTCTGTCTGGCTGA
- the trim105 gene encoding tripartite motif containing 105 isoform X2 yields the protein MAAAAAVVAKSPKGSLREDLTCAICCDLFREPVMLACMHHFCKPCISRYWRGTQGPVTCPQCRKEFSSKQFQTNYLVTAMVEKVRATTSDTYMKNLEKQLKETLESYRLKKEDFINSIRRDKDKMDTIKRFGTDLQTRVKGEFRALYQILHDEETCALEQLRREQEEELEKVQRHLEATEMAVRELEDNMRALQQASAATESIILTELPQLRSRVQVAVVPEFDTNAFSNKYLAPLQYITWRKMFKSLNPGPAPLTFDVDTAHPNIQVSRDKTAAVECDVMIPHTDHSKRFLQCVNILAAQGFQSGRHYWEVEVGSKPKWDLGVASEAVDRHARIKLSPETGYWTLRLRNGSEYSAGTQPWTRLQIGSSPQRLGVFLDCDERRVSFYNADDMSLLYSFTNGPRGKAFPFFSPCISDRSQKPPPIKLLQYHHVALSG from the exons atggctgctgctgctgctgttgttgctaaatCCCCCAAAGGCAGCCTCAGAGAGGACCTGACATGTGCCATATGTTGTGACCTGTTCCGGGAGCCTGTCATGTTGGCCTGCATGCACCACTTCTGCAAACCCTGCATCTCCAGGTACTGGAGAGGGACTCAGGGGCCTGTGACCTGCCCGCAATGTCGCAAGGAGTTCAGCTCCAAGCAGTTCCAAACTAACTACCTTGTGACAGCCATGGTGGAGAAGGTCCGGGCCACCACCTCGGACACGTATATGAAAAACCTAGAG AAACAACTGAAAGAGACTTTGGAAAGCTATCGCCTGAAGAAGGAGGACTTCATCAACAGTATTCgcagagacaaagacaagaTGGATACCATAAAG AGATTCGGCACAGATCTGCAGACTCGTGTCAAAGGGGAATTCCGAGCTCTTTATCAGATCCTGCACGATGAGGAGACCTGTGCGCTGGAGCAGCTAAggagagagcaggaggaggagctggagaaaGTCCAGCGCCACCTGGAGGCCACGGAGATGGCCGTGAGGGAGCTGGAGGACAATATGAGAGCGCTACAGCAGGCTAGCGCAGCCACTGAGAGCATCATACTGACTGAG CTCCCACAGCTAAG GTCACGTGTGCAGGTGGCTGTTGTCCCGGAGTTTGACACAAACGCTTTCAGCAACAAATACTTGGCCCCATTACAGTACATCACATGGAGAAAGATGTTCAAGTCTTTGAATCCAG GTCCTGCTCCATTAACGTTTGATGTCGACACAGCGCACCCGAACATTCAGGTCTCCAGGGACAAAACGGCCGCAGTCGAATGCGACGTCATGATCCCACATACAGACCACAGCAAGCGTTTCCTCCAGTGCGTCAACATTCTGGCTGCCCAGGGCTTCCAGTCAGGCCGACACTACTGGGAGGTAGAAGTGGGCTCCAAACCCAAGTGGGACCTGGGCGTGGCCTCTGAGGCCGTAGACAGGCACGCTCGGATCAAGCTGAGCCCCGAAACCGGCTACTGGACGCTGAGGCTGCGTAACGGGAGCGAGTACTCGGCCGGCACACAGCCCTGGACGAGGCTGCAGATCGGCTCTTCCCCTCAGAGGCTCGGGGTCTTCTTAGACTGCGACGAGAGGAGGGTGTCCTTCTACAACGCCGACGATATGAGCCTGCTCTACTCGTTCACCAACGGGCCGAGGGGCAAGGCGTTCCCCTTCTTCAGCCCGTGCATTAGTGACCGCAGTCAAAAACCTCCACCAATCAAACTCCTCCAGTACCATCACGTCGCTCTGTCTGGCTGA